The Arthrobacter oryzae DNA window CACCTACGCCATTATCGGCGCACTAATCGACAGGCTCTTCCCGGCGCAGGTCAAATACACCGGCATGGGGTTGTCCGCCAACCTGTCCGCCGTCGTGGCCGGGTTCATGCCGGCGCTCGCCACCGTCTTCCTCACCTTCTCCGGCAACGCGTCGTGGGGACCGGCCTCGCTGCTCGTGGTCATCGGCCTGATCTCCCTGGGCGGCGCCATCGCCACCTCGAAGGTGCGGGCAGACTAGCTCAGACTCCCGGGTCAGGCGCCCAGCTCACCCGCCCGGCTGCGCCGGCCGGCTCAGGCGTCCCGCCGGTATCGCACAGCCCCGCCGGTGACGGTCATGTGGACCATGGTGTCCCTGATCCCGGCGGCGTCTGTCGTGAAGATATCGGTGTCCAGTGCCGCGAAGTCCGCGAGCATTCCGGGGGCTAGCGTGCCCTTGAGCGCCTCCTCGCCGGAGGCGAACGCCGGGGCTACGCAGTAGGCGTGCAGGGCCTCAGCCAATGAGATTCGCTCCTGCGGTTCCCACCCGCCGTCGGGCTCCCCGGCGGCGGTGGTCCGCGTGATGGCGGCGTGCAGACCGTGGAACGGGTTGGGAACTTCCACGGGGGAGTCGGAGCCGAAGGCTACCATGGCGCCGGCGTCCAGAAGGCTCCGCCAGGCGTAGGACGCCAGGCCCCGGCCCTCAACCATGCCCAGAATGGGCAGGTCGCTGGGGCAGTGCTGCGGCTGCATGGACGCCACCACACCCAGTTCGGCCACCCGCGGGACATCCGCGGGCTGCAGGAACTGCACGTGCTCGATCCGGTGCCGCAGGCCGTTCAGCGCGGTGGTATCCCGAATTGGGGCCAGGGCGTCCAGCACCAGGGTGTTGGCGCGGTCGCCAATGGCATGCACTGCGACGGCGATGCCTGCCTCCGCCGCCCGGCCGGCCAGCGCCAGCAGCTCAGGATAGGCCGTCACCTCCACGCCGTGGCCGGTGCCGCCCGGGAAGGGCTGGCTCATGTGGCACGTGTGTGATCCCGCAGCGCCGTCGGCAAAGATCTTCACGGCCCCGTGACGGATCCAGCTGTCACCCTGGCCGGTCCTGATGCCGGCTGCGATGGAGGCCTCAAGGTCGTCCTGGGCCAGCAGCTTGTGGACGCGCAGGGTCAGCTCTTCCTCCTCACGCAGGGTCCGGTAGGCGGCCAGGGCATCAGCGCTGTCGATATCGTGGACGCCGGTGATGCCCAGGGACAGCAGGTACCGCTGCGCCTCCCTCAGTTGCTCCGGAAGGTTTCCGGAGACCCCCGACGCCGCCAATTTCCGCACCGGGTAGACGGCGCTTTCCCGCAGGATTCCGGTGGCCTCACCGCCGGCGTCGCGGACTATTTCCCCGCCCGCCGGGTGGGGTGTGTCCCGGGTGATGCCCAGCTGCTGCAATGCCTGCGAGTTGGCCCAGACCGTGTGGCCGTCCGCGCTGGTGAGGGCCACGGGATTGCGCGGGCAGACCGCGTCCAGGCTGGTCCTGTCCGGCTGCACCGGAACCTGCCATTTGTTGAAATCCCACCAGCCGCCCAGGATCCACTCGCCTGCCTGGTACCGCGGCAGAACGGCGCCGATTCCAGCCAGCGCTTCGGCCAGGCTGCCCGCGCCCCGCAGATCCAACTCGTGCATGGACCTGGCCAGGCTGGCGGTGTGGATGTGGGCGTCGGTCAGACCCGGAATCACGACGGCGTTGCCCAGGTCCATGGTCTTGGTTCCGGCGGGTGCGTGGGCACGGAGTTGGGCTGACGGCCCGGCCCCCAGGATGACGCCGTCCGCCACCAGCAGGGCTTCGACGCGGGGCTGGGCCGGGTTGAGGGTATGGAAGATCGCATTGGCAAAGAGGGTTGGGGTCACCGGAACAGGGTAAGCGTGCCACCCGCGGTTTCCCGCCACCGGGTCCGCAACAAACGGGTCATCTGGCCGTGCCCCGGTGCTGACCCTGGCCCGGATGACAGCCCCGGACCCGCTGGGGCCGCGGAACTCCGCGCTCCATGCCCGAACGGCATGACATCTGTAAATAATGAGTCTTAGACGTTCTGAGATGCGGCTCACATACTCGATTCTGCAGGTGTCCGCCGCCGCCACACGCCGCGGCCCCTGCGCTCGCATCGGACCAATCTAAGGACCCCTCGTGATTCAGACTTTCCCGCCCACCGCAGGCACTGCGGTCCGGCGCGGCCGCAGGCTCGCTCCGTTGGCCGCCGCTGCCGTGGCCATCGCCGTCGCCGCCACCGGCTGCACCACCGGCACCGCCACCACGGGTTCCACAGCCGGGCAGGCCTCCACCGACACCATCCGGACCGTGGTCAACGCCGACCCCACCAGCTTTGCTCCGGTAGAGGTCCGCAACGCCGACGACTACGGCATCAACCGCCTCCTCTTCTCCACGCTGGTACGCCGCGACGAGAACAACAAGATCGTGCCGGACCTCGCCACCAAGTGGGACATCACCCCCACCCAAGGCACTTTCACCATCCGCAGCGGTGCCACCTGCGCTGACGGCACGCCCATCACCGCAGCCGTGGTGGCGGAATCGCTCAAAGTGTTCGCGTCCCCGGACAGCAAATCCAGCTTCCGTCCGCTCGTCCTGGGCGAAGGGCCCGCCACCGTCACGGCCGATGACGCCGCCGGCACCGTCACCGTCAAGCTTGCCCAGCCGTGGACAGACCTCCTCCAAGGACTGTCCCTGCACGCCACCGGCATCGTCTGCCCGGCCGGCCTCAAAGACCCCAAGGCGCTGACCGCCGGGGACATCCCCGGGGCGTTCTCCGGTCCCTACACCCTGACCAAAAAGCAGCACGGCGTGGCCTACACCTTCACGCTCCGCGAGGACTACAAGGCCTGGCCCGAGTACCAGACCGAAATCGAGGGCACCCCGGCCAGGATCATCGAAGCCAGCGTCAACGCCAACGCCAGCGCCGTGTCCAACGAACTCCTCACCGGCACCAAAGACCTTGCCACCATCCGTGGCAAGGACGCCACCCGCTTCGACGGCAACAAGGACTTCAGCACCCAGGTGATTCCCCAGGGCAGCCTGTACGTGATGTTCAACGAACGCCCCGGCCACCCCTTCACCGACCCGGCCCTCCGCAAGGCCGTTGCCCAGGCTCTGGACTCCACCGCCTTCAACCAGGCGGCCTCGGGTGGCCTCGGCGAGCTCTACTCCTCATTCGCCCATCCGGGCGTGCCGTGCTCCAACAAGGACACCGGACTGCTCATCAAGTCAGACCCCGCAGCGGCGAAAGCCACCCTGGCCGGCGTCAAGATCCGCATGGTCGGTGCACAAGTCTTCGGCCCCAACGGCGCCGCCAACACCTACGTTGCCGAGGCGCTCCGCACAGCCGGTGCCGACATTGAACTGCGAAACGTGGACCTGGCCACCTGGAGCACGGACCTGACCCAGAAGCTCGACACCTGGGACATCACCGTGATGGGCGGCATCAACGCCGGGGGCACCATGTACGGGGCGCTATCCACGGTCATCGGAACCCCTGTGGAAAAGGGGGGCCTCAACTGGGGCGGCCTGGAGAACCAGCCCGTCCTTGACCTGGTGTCCAAGGCCATGACCCAAACCGATGACGCCGAGCGTTGCGGGACCTACCAGGAAGCACAGAAGCTCATGATCAGCGAGGCCCACGTGATCCCGCTGGCCAGTCTGCCCTCCCAGGTGACCATCCGCTCCGGCTTCGCCATGCACACCATGAATGGCCAGCCGGACGAGAGCACCATGCGGATCACGAAGTAGCCGGTCAACAGCCCATGACTGCTCCCAGCATTGCTGAAGCTTCCCGCACTCCCGGCTCCGGTGCCGGGAGTGCGGGAAGCCGCTACCTCCGCCACCCGTGG harbors:
- a CDS encoding ABC transporter substrate-binding protein, whose protein sequence is MIQTFPPTAGTAVRRGRRLAPLAAAAVAIAVAATGCTTGTATTGSTAGQASTDTIRTVVNADPTSFAPVEVRNADDYGINRLLFSTLVRRDENNKIVPDLATKWDITPTQGTFTIRSGATCADGTPITAAVVAESLKVFASPDSKSSFRPLVLGEGPATVTADDAAGTVTVKLAQPWTDLLQGLSLHATGIVCPAGLKDPKALTAGDIPGAFSGPYTLTKKQHGVAYTFTLREDYKAWPEYQTEIEGTPARIIEASVNANASAVSNELLTGTKDLATIRGKDATRFDGNKDFSTQVIPQGSLYVMFNERPGHPFTDPALRKAVAQALDSTAFNQAASGGLGELYSSFAHPGVPCSNKDTGLLIKSDPAAAKATLAGVKIRMVGAQVFGPNGAANTYVAEALRTAGADIELRNVDLATWSTDLTQKLDTWDITVMGGINAGGTMYGALSTVIGTPVEKGGLNWGGLENQPVLDLVSKAMTQTDDAERCGTYQEAQKLMISEAHVIPLASLPSQVTIRSGFAMHTMNGQPDESTMRITK
- a CDS encoding amidohydrolase, whose protein sequence is MTPTLFANAIFHTLNPAQPRVEALLVADGVILGAGPSAQLRAHAPAGTKTMDLGNAVVIPGLTDAHIHTASLARSMHELDLRGAGSLAEALAGIGAVLPRYQAGEWILGGWWDFNKWQVPVQPDRTSLDAVCPRNPVALTSADGHTVWANSQALQQLGITRDTPHPAGGEIVRDAGGEATGILRESAVYPVRKLAASGVSGNLPEQLREAQRYLLSLGITGVHDIDSADALAAYRTLREEEELTLRVHKLLAQDDLEASIAAGIRTGQGDSWIRHGAVKIFADGAAGSHTCHMSQPFPGGTGHGVEVTAYPELLALAGRAAEAGIAVAVHAIGDRANTLVLDALAPIRDTTALNGLRHRIEHVQFLQPADVPRVAELGVVASMQPQHCPSDLPILGMVEGRGLASYAWRSLLDAGAMVAFGSDSPVEVPNPFHGLHAAITRTTAAGEPDGGWEPQERISLAEALHAYCVAPAFASGEEALKGTLAPGMLADFAALDTDIFTTDAAGIRDTMVHMTVTGGAVRYRRDA